One window from the genome of Bacillus weihaiensis encodes:
- a CDS encoding NUDIX hydrolase, whose amino-acid sequence MSEQEMLRIYDEQKNDIGVATRSEVHRKGYWHEAFHCWLTSYEQDTVYLYLQLRSKRKKDYPNLLDITAAGHLVAHETVEDGIREIKEEIGIDVSFDELIKLGVLYYCVIQEDFIDKELANVFLHKTNKTLDDFILQLEEVSGIVKVKVNDFADLWYGVKEKINMKGFEINEHGERITINEFVSRERFVPHQISFYKEVIQKIQEHI is encoded by the coding sequence TTGAGCGAACAAGAAATGCTGAGAATTTATGATGAGCAAAAGAATGATATCGGTGTAGCAACAAGAAGTGAAGTTCATAGAAAGGGCTACTGGCATGAAGCGTTTCATTGCTGGCTAACCAGTTATGAACAGGACACCGTCTATCTCTACTTGCAGCTACGTAGTAAAAGGAAGAAGGATTACCCTAATTTATTAGATATTACAGCTGCGGGCCATCTAGTAGCTCATGAAACAGTTGAGGACGGGATTAGAGAAATAAAAGAAGAGATCGGAATTGATGTTTCATTCGATGAATTAATAAAGCTAGGTGTACTTTATTATTGTGTGATACAAGAGGATTTTATCGATAAAGAACTAGCTAACGTTTTTCTACATAAAACGAATAAAACCCTTGATGACTTTATCCTTCAACTAGAAGAGGTTTCAGGAATCGTAAAAGTAAAGGTCAATGATTTCGCAGATCTTTGGTATGGGGTAAAAGAAAAAATTAACATGAAAGGATTTGAAATAAATGAACACGGTGAGAGAATAACTATTAATGAGTTTGTAAGTAGAGAGCGTTTTGTACCACATCAAATCTCGTTTTATAAAGAGGTTATTCAAAAGATACAGGAACATATATGA
- a CDS encoding ArsR/SmtB family transcription factor translates to MKPMFTLSNYAQLKALSDPLRAEIMIRLIEKSYTGQQLSEIFGLSRAKIHYHLKELEKNELIEIVKKEEKNGIIQKFYRSVARGFTPSSQLLPQIGDVSETSRQLLLQLNDRTRNAILSASEHAFQLEQASEEPSNWSYVGATWHFSAKEEHFKKWIKKYHSLMKEFSEMTKNDQPDEPDSKMYYLSTMAFQVEEPLIEELKSEKEE, encoded by the coding sequence TTGAAGCCTATGTTCACTTTGTCGAATTATGCTCAATTAAAAGCGCTAAGTGACCCATTACGTGCAGAGATAATGATTCGATTAATCGAAAAATCATATACTGGACAGCAGTTATCAGAAATATTTGGATTATCACGTGCGAAAATTCACTATCATCTTAAAGAATTAGAAAAAAACGAGCTAATTGAGATTGTCAAAAAAGAAGAAAAGAATGGAATTATACAAAAGTTTTATCGTTCAGTAGCAAGAGGGTTTACACCGTCCTCACAACTACTTCCTCAAATAGGTGATGTTAGTGAAACCTCAAGACAGCTACTTTTGCAGCTAAATGATCGAACAAGAAATGCTATTTTATCAGCTTCTGAACATGCATTTCAATTAGAACAAGCAAGTGAGGAGCCTTCAAATTGGAGCTACGTTGGGGCAACCTGGCATTTTTCTGCAAAAGAAGAGCATTTTAAGAAGTGGATTAAGAAATATCATTCATTAATGAAGGAATTTAGTGAAATGACAAAAAATGATCAGCCTGATGAACCAGACAGTAAGATGTATTATCTTTCGACTATGGCTTTTCAAGTGGAAGAACCATTAATTGAAGAGTTAAAGAGTGAAAAAGAGGAGTAA
- a CDS encoding YjcZ family sporulation protein, with protein MMSCSYEAPAYGYCAPEYRPNNTFALIVVLFILLIIIGATIYGNKC; from the coding sequence ATGATGTCTTGCTCATACGAAGCTCCTGCTTATGGATACTGTGCTCCTGAATATAGACCTAATAATACGTTCGCGCTAATTGTTGTTCTCTTTATTTTATTAATTATCATTGGTGCAACAATTTACGGAAACAAATGCTAA
- a CDS encoding DUF3977 family protein, translating to MKYVELGVGNKWLVRTEIELEDGTEREEKGIVGPIIFHSFYFRIWIGKWVIIMDSKEGVKRMKKTKTAIKMIVGITSMDYKVMSE from the coding sequence ATGAAGTATGTAGAACTTGGAGTTGGGAATAAATGGTTAGTGAGAACAGAAATTGAGCTAGAAGATGGAACTGAAAGGGAAGAAAAAGGAATTGTAGGTCCAATTATTTTTCATTCTTTCTATTTTAGAATATGGATTGGCAAGTGGGTCATAATAATGGATTCCAAAGAGGGAGTAAAAAGAATGAAGAAAACGAAAACAGCAATTAAAATGATTGTTGGAATAACTAGTATGGATTATAAGGTAATGAGTGAATGA
- a CDS encoding MFS transporter yields MRQLFVNVNFVLLFLGRVITNIGDSMYYVASMWLVYELGGSAFYTGLAGFLILLPKAFQFLFGPFVDRWKIRKTLLTTQILQSILILIIPFTYFLDLLTIQLIFIMMPLIAVIEEFAYPSQTKALPIILKKTELIKGNSAFAFAYQGVDLIFHSVAGILVTSIGAITLFLIDSITFAVAALLFSFLRIEKRTDGITEELKSKYYFSELKEGLSTVFQSLLWVLLLGAAFVNFSIGMTMALLPSIAQSFGGASFYGMLLASMSLGLLVGSLSGSLIGNFPVGYSIIICFTMGAFCWFSTSFVATPFFFLLLFGLAWIPIGAVNVLFAGITQSIIPLEMIGRVNSVMSSFSVIFMPVGSLLGGYIGTIINPNTIFTYTSLGLGVMAFMWVLFSELKKLPRVEEIDGRKLKLNDTPKEAS; encoded by the coding sequence GTGAGACAGTTATTTGTAAATGTAAATTTTGTCTTGTTATTTTTAGGAAGAGTAATAACAAATATAGGTGACAGTATGTATTATGTTGCATCTATGTGGCTTGTATATGAACTGGGAGGTAGTGCTTTTTATACGGGTTTAGCAGGGTTTCTCATCTTGTTACCGAAGGCTTTTCAATTCCTTTTTGGTCCGTTTGTAGATCGATGGAAAATAAGAAAAACGTTACTGACTACTCAAATCTTACAAAGCATCCTTATACTTATTATTCCATTCACTTACTTCTTAGATCTCCTCACCATTCAACTTATATTTATTATGATGCCACTAATTGCAGTTATCGAAGAATTTGCTTATCCAAGCCAAACGAAAGCACTACCTATTATTTTAAAGAAGACTGAATTAATTAAAGGAAACTCCGCCTTTGCCTTCGCCTATCAAGGCGTAGACCTTATTTTTCATTCTGTTGCAGGTATTTTAGTCACCTCCATTGGTGCTATCACTCTTTTTCTAATCGATTCTATTACCTTCGCTGTAGCTGCACTTTTATTTAGTTTCTTGCGAATTGAGAAAAGAACTGATGGAATAACAGAAGAACTAAAAAGTAAATATTATTTCTCTGAATTAAAGGAAGGACTATCTACAGTCTTTCAATCGTTGCTTTGGGTATTGCTATTAGGAGCAGCTTTTGTGAACTTTTCAATAGGAATGACAATGGCACTTTTACCATCAATTGCTCAATCTTTTGGAGGAGCTAGCTTTTATGGAATGTTATTAGCTTCCATGTCTCTAGGCCTATTAGTTGGTTCGCTAAGTGGATCTCTTATTGGCAATTTCCCTGTAGGATATTCTATTATTATTTGTTTTACAATGGGTGCTTTTTGTTGGTTTTCCACATCATTTGTAGCCACACCTTTTTTCTTTCTATTATTATTTGGATTAGCTTGGATTCCTATCGGAGCAGTAAATGTTTTGTTTGCAGGCATTACACAATCAATCATTCCGCTTGAAATGATAGGTCGTGTGAATTCAGTTATGTCAAGTTTTAGTGTAATCTTTATGCCAGTAGGATCATTACTTGGAGGTTATATAGGAACGATCATTAATCCAAATACGATTTTCACATATACAAGTCTAGGACTGGGTGTAATGGCATTCATGTGGGTTTTATTTAGTGAGCTAAAGAAACTGCCAAGAGTTGAGGAGATAGATGGAAGGAAATTAAAATTAAACGATACTCCTAAGGAGGCAAGCTGA
- a CDS encoding DUF2200 domain-containing protein: MTKHKIYTMSFASVYPHYVTKAEKKGRTKEEVDEIIRWFTGYSQEELEIHLEKKTDFETFIIEATKLNPSRRLIKGVICGIRVEKIEEPTMQEIRYLDKLIDELAKGKAMEKILRT, encoded by the coding sequence ATGACTAAACATAAGATCTATACCATGAGTTTTGCAAGCGTTTATCCTCATTATGTAACAAAGGCAGAGAAAAAGGGGCGAACGAAAGAAGAGGTTGACGAAATTATCCGCTGGTTTACTGGGTATAGCCAGGAGGAGCTAGAAATACATTTGGAAAAAAAGACAGATTTTGAAACATTCATTATAGAGGCAACCAAGCTAAATCCATCAAGAAGATTAATAAAAGGTGTCATTTGTGGGATAAGAGTCGAAAAAATTGAGGAACCAACGATGCAGGAAATTCGCTATTTAGACAAGCTAATTGATGAGTTAGCAAAGGGTAAAGCAATGGAGAAAATTTTACGTACCTAA
- a CDS encoding DUF4825 domain-containing protein has protein sequence MKKRQQVMYMIIIVPFLLSACSSESTEKKEDIFQYNHSYVGDAGAVGNITRLLPVPSGEQVSGLELETKEEPYGVIVNYSYKETSDNNERNNQELALFNATFLLSLLQNADWVQFNFMEQPIKVTLEELTDLYGTNIREVENEEELTKLIQTHLEDEQSVESFFSN, from the coding sequence ATGAAAAAACGACAGCAAGTTATGTACATGATTATTATAGTCCCTTTCCTTTTAAGTGCCTGCAGCTCCGAATCAACGGAAAAGAAAGAAGATATTTTTCAATATAATCATTCGTATGTGGGAGATGCTGGTGCAGTCGGGAATATAACACGATTATTACCAGTTCCAAGTGGAGAGCAGGTGAGCGGATTAGAGCTTGAAACAAAAGAAGAACCATATGGAGTCATTGTAAATTATAGCTATAAAGAAACAAGCGATAATAATGAGAGAAATAATCAAGAGCTTGCTCTCTTTAACGCAACCTTCCTTCTCTCCTTACTCCAAAATGCCGATTGGGTTCAGTTCAATTTTATGGAGCAACCAATTAAAGTAACACTTGAAGAACTAACAGACCTGTACGGTACCAACATAAGAGAAGTGGAGAATGAAGAAGAACTAACAAAGCTTATTCAAACACATTTGGAAGATGAACAATCCGTGGAGTCGTTTTTTAGCAACTAA
- a CDS encoding NUDIX hydrolase, whose protein sequence is MDEWKTLKSEYLHKSPFGNIRKDACLLPNGQMIDDYYVQEYSDWVNAIVITKENKLVLVEQYRHAGNGFFLEIPAGKREGNETHEEGIVREVKEETGYISKKKPIFLGEFMVNPATQNNMVKTYVIQEAYKAYEQVLDDTEDINVKLYDFSHFGELILSKKIKTQLFTASAYFMAKYASDEKSLKARLREKFN, encoded by the coding sequence TTGGATGAATGGAAGACCCTTAAGTCTGAATATCTTCATAAAAGCCCTTTTGGCAATATTAGAAAGGATGCCTGCTTATTACCAAATGGTCAAATGATCGATGATTATTATGTTCAAGAGTACTCAGATTGGGTAAATGCTATTGTGATAACAAAAGAAAATAAGCTTGTATTGGTTGAGCAATATCGACATGCGGGGAATGGTTTTTTCTTAGAGATTCCTGCTGGAAAAAGAGAAGGTAATGAAACACATGAAGAAGGAATTGTGAGAGAAGTAAAAGAAGAAACAGGGTATATTTCAAAGAAAAAACCTATTTTTCTAGGTGAGTTTATGGTGAATCCGGCTACGCAAAATAATATGGTAAAAACGTATGTAATACAAGAGGCATATAAAGCTTATGAACAAGTTCTAGATGATACTGAGGATATAAACGTGAAATTATATGATTTTTCACATTTTGGTGAACTAATTCTTTCTAAAAAAATTAAAACACAGTTATTTACGGCTTCTGCTTATTTTATGGCGAAGTATGCAAGTGATGAAAAAAGTCTTAAAGCTAGATTAAGAGAGAAATTTAATTAG
- a CDS encoding GNAT family N-acetyltransferase → MNIVIQNTNPAKEDFIALHKTTGWNQKGLFTYDQLYEAICNSWFSASIYHNNKLIAYGRILSDGIYQTFICDVMVLPEYQGQGIGRKVIELLLEKCKENGIQWVQLFSAKGKQEFYLKLGFTIRDQAAPGMSIFL, encoded by the coding sequence ATGAATATAGTGATCCAGAATACCAATCCAGCAAAAGAGGACTTCATAGCTTTACACAAAACAACTGGGTGGAACCAGAAGGGATTGTTTACTTACGACCAATTATATGAAGCAATTTGCAACAGTTGGTTCTCCGCCTCGATCTATCATAATAATAAGCTAATTGCTTACGGGCGTATTCTATCAGACGGAATCTATCAAACGTTTATTTGTGACGTCATGGTATTACCGGAATATCAAGGACAGGGGATTGGAAGAAAAGTAATTGAATTACTGTTGGAGAAATGTAAAGAGAATGGAATCCAATGGGTTCAACTGTTCAGTGCAAAAGGGAAGCAAGAGTTCTATTTAAAGCTAGGGTTTACGATAAGAGATCAAGCTGCACCAGGAATGTCGATATTTTTATAA
- a CDS encoding dienelactone hydrolase family protein has product MNRSVVIIIHEIYGVNDHISTFSKRLTSQGFEVICPNLLDFELPFDYEQEEEAYHHFMNNIGFDHSVQRISSLVEGVSRKYERVFLIGFSVGATIAWLCSKDQSIDGIICFYGSRIREYVDIVPLCPTLLIFPEMEKSFNVDELIAGLGEKGNVTALKFEGLHGFCNPYSAYYHKESAQESYERGLQFLREQLK; this is encoded by the coding sequence ATGAATAGGTCAGTAGTTATCATTATCCATGAAATATACGGAGTTAACGATCATATTTCTACATTTTCTAAAAGGTTAACAAGTCAGGGCTTTGAAGTAATATGCCCCAATTTGTTAGACTTCGAATTACCTTTTGACTATGAACAAGAAGAAGAAGCGTATCATCATTTTATGAACAATATAGGATTTGATCACTCCGTGCAAAGGATTAGCAGCTTAGTCGAGGGAGTATCTAGAAAGTATGAGCGTGTCTTTCTCATAGGGTTTAGTGTAGGAGCAACCATTGCTTGGTTATGTAGTAAAGACCAATCCATAGATGGAATTATTTGTTTTTACGGATCTCGAATTCGTGAATATGTAGACATTGTACCACTATGCCCGACTTTATTGATTTTTCCGGAGATGGAAAAATCATTCAATGTTGATGAACTGATTGCTGGGTTAGGAGAGAAGGGGAATGTAACTGCGCTAAAATTTGAGGGTCTACACGGATTTTGTAATCCCTATTCAGCTTATTATCACAAAGAATCTGCGCAAGAATCATATGAGAGGGGCCTACAATTTTTAAGAGAGCAATTGAAATGA
- a CDS encoding MFS transporter produces MEKQRSPYRWVVFGTVLFTYFLIVSQRTAPGLITDQLMKDFQVSAATIGLLTSIQFLAYAGLQIPIGILSDRFGPNVFLITGTLLNGMGTILYSVSSTEILLIIARSLVGVGDATIWINLVLILSQWFKAGEFLKLLGFAGISGSLGFLMATVPFSIWIGLFGWRIPFFAVGSILCVTSLVLYFVLVYFPNRKLPPNKEEEKKQSGKREKTWSILRRVFSTRQAWATFFCHFGLVGTYVGFIGSWAVPYGMEIYELSRSDASQLVMIGLFGVLIGAFVTSTLSSRLPSVKRPYMFVHTVVFLCWTLLLIFEGKPPYLLGILLFFFIGYGNGASSMTFAVVRQSFPVTEVGVVSGFANMGGFLSAVMLPSLFGKVLDSFPPSLISTGYTIGFIIPIIFSLLGLMGAILIKEEMTEITQRKQAANL; encoded by the coding sequence ATGGAGAAGCAAAGAAGTCCGTATCGGTGGGTTGTGTTTGGTACGGTATTGTTTACGTATTTTTTGATTGTTAGTCAACGTACAGCACCCGGATTGATTACCGATCAGTTAATGAAGGATTTTCAGGTGTCGGCAGCAACGATTGGTTTATTGACGAGTATACAGTTTTTAGCCTATGCAGGCTTACAAATCCCGATTGGCATTTTATCTGATCGGTTTGGTCCCAATGTATTCTTAATTACTGGGACATTATTAAATGGTATGGGAACGATTCTTTACAGTGTTTCTTCTACAGAAATACTGCTAATTATTGCTCGATCACTTGTAGGTGTTGGTGATGCAACGATTTGGATTAATCTTGTTTTAATCTTAAGTCAATGGTTTAAAGCCGGGGAATTTCTTAAACTTCTAGGTTTTGCAGGAATTTCAGGTAGTTTAGGCTTCCTCATGGCAACCGTTCCCTTTTCAATATGGATCGGTTTATTTGGTTGGCGTATCCCCTTTTTCGCTGTTGGAAGTATCTTGTGCGTAACAAGTTTGGTCCTATATTTCGTCCTAGTTTATTTTCCGAATCGTAAGCTCCCACCTAATAAAGAAGAGGAAAAAAAGCAATCGGGTAAACGGGAAAAGACTTGGAGTATTTTACGAAGAGTATTTTCTACAAGACAAGCGTGGGCAACGTTTTTTTGTCATTTTGGTCTAGTCGGAACCTATGTAGGATTTATTGGATCGTGGGCGGTTCCTTACGGTATGGAAATATATGAATTATCTCGTTCCGATGCAAGCCAACTTGTCATGATTGGCTTATTCGGCGTCTTAATTGGTGCATTTGTAACGAGTACTCTCTCTAGTCGTCTTCCCTCTGTAAAACGACCTTATATGTTCGTCCATACAGTTGTTTTCCTCTGTTGGACTTTATTGCTTATATTTGAAGGAAAACCTCCATACTTGTTAGGTATCTTACTTTTCTTTTTCATTGGGTACGGAAATGGAGCGAGTTCCATGACATTTGCTGTTGTGCGCCAGTCTTTTCCTGTAACAGAAGTAGGAGTGGTTTCTGGATTTGCAAATATGGGAGGCTTCCTAAGTGCTGTTATGTTACCGAGCTTATTCGGTAAAGTCTTGGACTCCTTTCCTCCATCACTCATAAGCACAGGATACACCATTGGATTTATTATTCCGATTATCTTCTCATTACTTGGATTAATGGGAGCTATCTTAATAAAAGAAGAAATGACAGAAATCACTCAAAGAAAACAAGCAGCAAATCTATAA
- a CDS encoding ABC transporter substrate-binding protein, with the protein MKNKKNSILTLLLACVFLVSACSSQSTSEQSEGTNESGRNTIVVGLEAEPTTLDAHQMSDYNSSRTAMEVYDQLVQFKDESTELEPDLAEKWDVSDDGLEYTFYLKQDVTFHDGTPFNADAVKFSFERQIDPNHPFHDTGQYAYAEFTFGTVDQIEVVDDFTVKITLKEAFAPFLSNLAMHAASIVSPTAVEEYGADFSMNPVGTGPFKFVSWDPGVEVVLEKNPDYFKGAPEIDQLIFKPITEAQTRLAELEAGNIDLIVSVPPDDLERLKSDENLQVVEQAGMHTWWTAFNTQKEPFNNVKVRQAVSYAINKEAIVDGILQGTGELANTPLPPTVWGHNPNVKNYEYDPEKAKELLAEAGYADGFEVTYWVPESGSGMQQPQAMAAAIQADLKEVGITVEIQTLEWGAYLDKVFLPPDQNDMDMHQMSWIGDNGDPDNFLYILLSSEQWPTAGFNDSYYKNEKVDELLANARVTKDKGERTAMYEEAQVLIMEDAPMVVMDHEKQIIVANNRVKDFALHPTGVFRFSEVKVE; encoded by the coding sequence ATGAAAAACAAAAAAAACAGTATTCTCACTTTGCTATTAGCGTGTGTGTTCTTGGTAAGTGCATGCTCTTCACAGTCAACGAGTGAACAAAGTGAAGGTACTAATGAAAGTGGTAGGAACACGATCGTTGTTGGATTAGAGGCAGAGCCAACAACTCTCGATGCTCATCAAATGTCAGACTACAACTCTAGTAGAACTGCGATGGAAGTGTATGACCAGCTTGTCCAATTTAAAGACGAAAGTACAGAGCTTGAACCTGACCTAGCTGAAAAATGGGATGTATCAGATGATGGGTTGGAATATACGTTTTACTTAAAACAAGACGTAACATTTCATGATGGTACACCATTTAATGCGGATGCTGTTAAATTCAGCTTTGAAAGACAAATTGATCCAAATCATCCCTTCCATGATACTGGGCAATATGCTTATGCTGAGTTTACATTTGGTACAGTTGATCAAATTGAAGTGGTTGACGATTTCACAGTGAAAATTACGTTAAAAGAGGCATTTGCTCCATTTTTAAGTAACTTAGCTATGCATGCAGCTAGTATTGTAAGTCCAACAGCTGTTGAAGAATATGGGGCTGATTTCTCAATGAATCCTGTTGGTACTGGTCCCTTTAAGTTTGTCAGCTGGGATCCAGGTGTTGAAGTTGTTTTAGAGAAAAATCCAGATTATTTTAAAGGGGCTCCAGAAATAGATCAGTTAATTTTTAAGCCTATAACGGAGGCACAAACTCGTTTGGCAGAGCTCGAAGCAGGAAATATTGATCTGATTGTCAGCGTCCCTCCAGACGATCTTGAGCGACTTAAGAGTGACGAAAACCTACAAGTTGTTGAGCAGGCGGGAATGCATACTTGGTGGACTGCTTTTAATACTCAAAAAGAACCATTCAATAACGTAAAAGTCCGTCAAGCTGTTAGCTATGCGATTAATAAAGAAGCGATTGTAGATGGAATTCTTCAAGGAACAGGTGAATTAGCCAATACACCGTTACCACCAACAGTGTGGGGACATAATCCGAATGTGAAAAATTATGAGTACGATCCTGAGAAAGCAAAAGAACTTCTAGCAGAAGCTGGCTATGCTGATGGGTTTGAGGTGACATATTGGGTCCCAGAATCTGGTTCTGGTATGCAACAACCGCAAGCTATGGCTGCTGCTATACAAGCAGATCTTAAAGAAGTGGGTATTACTGTCGAAATTCAAACATTAGAATGGGGAGCTTACTTAGATAAAGTATTCCTACCACCTGATCAAAATGATATGGATATGCATCAAATGTCATGGATCGGTGATAATGGTGATCCAGATAATTTCTTATACATCCTTTTAAGTAGCGAACAATGGCCAACTGCAGGATTTAATGATTCCTACTACAAAAATGAAAAAGTAGATGAATTGTTGGCAAATGCACGTGTTACAAAGGATAAAGGTGAACGAACTGCAATGTATGAAGAAGCACAAGTTCTCATTATGGAAGATGCCCCAATGGTTGTGATGGATCATGAAAAACAAATCATTGTAGCGAACAACAGAGTAAAAGACTTTGCTCTCCATCCAACAGGCGTGTTCCGTTTTTCAGAAGTAAAAGTGGAGTAA
- a CDS encoding response regulator transcription factor: MRCLLLDDEPLEIEQVELLIQRHFPNWQIEKAYNATQAMKIIESLEKYGEVLELALVDIKISGKNGLEIAESMKEKMPHLNVVVISAFQEFEYARKSLSLKAIDYLVKPVIESEFVKVLTRFVEENPEYGISSRVVQKVMSIVKEQYHHPLKLTELSKELHINANYLSRMFNEEVGMPFSDYLLHFRIEQAKSLLRKQRHWSIQRVAEECGFNSQHYFSTSFKKIMSITPLKYRNSTG; this comes from the coding sequence ATGAGATGTTTGTTGTTAGACGATGAGCCTTTAGAAATCGAGCAAGTAGAATTATTAATACAACGTCATTTTCCTAATTGGCAAATAGAGAAGGCTTATAATGCAACACAAGCTATGAAAATCATTGAGAGCCTTGAGAAATATGGGGAAGTCCTGGAATTGGCACTAGTAGATATAAAAATTTCTGGTAAAAACGGGTTGGAAATTGCAGAAAGCATGAAAGAAAAAATGCCTCATCTTAATGTAGTCGTTATTTCCGCTTTTCAAGAATTTGAGTATGCAAGAAAATCCCTTTCCTTAAAAGCAATTGATTATTTAGTGAAACCAGTAATTGAGAGTGAATTTGTTAAAGTTCTCACTAGATTTGTTGAGGAAAATCCTGAGTATGGTATTTCATCTAGGGTGGTCCAAAAAGTAATGTCGATTGTCAAAGAACAATATCACCACCCATTAAAGCTTACAGAATTATCTAAAGAGCTCCACATTAACGCTAATTATTTAAGTCGAATGTTTAATGAAGAGGTCGGTATGCCTTTTTCTGATTATTTACTTCATTTTAGAATTGAACAAGCAAAAAGCCTGTTAAGGAAGCAACGTCATTGGAGTATTCAACGTGTAGCAGAGGAATGTGGATTTAATAGTCAGCATTATTTTAGTACATCCTTTAAGAAAATCATGAGTATAACCCCTTTAAAATATCGAAATTCAACTGGATAA
- a CDS encoding sensor histidine kinase encodes MITYESFFLIILFSIIGPVFGFLALIFYNLYEKQVSLLQVENRQITLEKELETSRYMQLNQQIQPHFLFNSLNSLYSLLRLEKYDKLSKAFEHMVLFLRSKYQEKDSLYPLVEEIDYTKHYLEIQQIRFGDRLTVNWELDPGSKRALIIPYLLQTLVENAFKHGLEEIEGDLNLTILIERKHTQSVFLEVKDNGPGFKKGAVPISGIGLSNIQKRLNLLFGEEGQIEIHYDQYGHISVQWPYIEKIEEGAGENEMFVVRR; translated from the coding sequence ATGATTACCTATGAAAGCTTCTTTCTTATCATTCTTTTTAGCATTATTGGACCTGTTTTCGGGTTTCTTGCACTTATTTTTTATAATTTATATGAAAAGCAGGTAAGCTTGCTTCAGGTTGAGAACCGGCAGATCACCTTGGAAAAAGAGTTAGAAACTAGTCGTTATATGCAATTAAATCAACAAATACAACCACATTTTTTATTCAATTCTTTAAATTCCCTCTACAGTTTGCTGCGTTTAGAAAAGTATGACAAGCTCTCAAAGGCATTTGAGCATATGGTCTTGTTCTTACGTTCAAAATATCAGGAGAAAGACTCTTTATATCCTTTAGTGGAAGAGATCGATTATACAAAGCATTATCTTGAAATTCAACAGATTCGTTTTGGAGATAGACTTACTGTGAATTGGGAATTGGATCCAGGTAGTAAGAGGGCCCTTATCATTCCTTACCTTCTTCAAACATTAGTTGAAAATGCCTTTAAGCATGGTCTGGAAGAAATAGAGGGTGACTTAAACTTAACCATTTTAATTGAAAGAAAACATACCCAATCAGTCTTCCTTGAGGTGAAAGATAATGGACCAGGCTTTAAAAAGGGAGCAGTTCCTATTTCTGGAATTGGCTTAAGTAATATTCAGAAGAGACTCAACCTCCTTTTTGGAGAAGAAGGACAAATAGAGATTCATTATGATCAGTATGGTCATATTTCAGTACAATGGCCGTACATAGAGAAAATAGAAGAAGGGGCTGGAGAGAATGAGATGTTTGTTGTTAGACGATGA